A stretch of Buteo buteo chromosome 9, bButBut1.hap1.1, whole genome shotgun sequence DNA encodes these proteins:
- the LOC142034348 gene encoding activator of 90 kDa heat shock protein ATPase homolog 2-like: MAKWGQGDPRWIVEERADATNVNNWHWTERDATSWSKNKLKEVLVGLVVEGEAGRCEISDLKHLEGEASCNSRKGKLIFFYEWNLRLGWRGTVKESGEKHKGSVEIPNLSEENEVDDTEINVSKKKGESDVLKDLMRTEGTTKVREALRDYLKALKTEFTLGMILPTKATVGQELATERKLSGNTMQDSVSPQSLDIVGVKIPTVKILMREIFNSPADELYSIFTTKELVQKFSKCSAVIEAEKGGKLQMFDGCVSGEYAELVPSQRIVLKWRCQSWPDEHYATVALNFKDMAAQTELQLECKGVPVSNEDSTRQFWKKQYFEEIRILLQQSKDTME, from the exons ATGGCcaagtgggggcagggggacccgcgctggatCGTGGAGGAGCGCGCGGACGCCACCAACGTCAACAACTGGCACTG GACGGAGCGGGACGCGACCAGCTGGTCGAAGAACAAGCTGAAGGAGGtgctggtggggctggtggTGGAGGGCGAGGCCGGGCGCTGCGAGATCAGCGACCTGAAGCACCTGGAAGGCGAAGCGTCCTGCAACAGCCGCAAAGGGAAGCTCATCTTCTTCTACGAGTGGAACCTGCGCCTCGGCTGGAGAG GTACAGTGAAAGAGTCTGGTGAGAAACATAAGGGATCTGTTGAAATTCCTAacctgtcagaagaaaatgaggtaGATGATACAGAG atCAATGTTagcaaaaagaaaggggaaagtgATGTTCTGAAGGACCTTATGAGAACTGAAGGAACAACAAAAGTCAGAGAGGCCCTGAGAGATTATTTGAAAGCACTTAAAACAG AGTTTACCTTGGGAATGATTCTGCCAACAAAAGCAACTGTTGGTCAGGAGCTGGCCACTGAACGAAAACTAAGTGGGAACACCATGCAA gatTCTGTTTCACCACAGTCTTTGGATATAGTTGGTGTAAAAATTCCAACAGTGAAGATACTGATGAGAGAAATCTTCAACTCTCCAGCAGATGAACTTTACAGCATCTTCACAACTAAGGAA TTGGTACAGAAGTTTTCTAAATGTTCTGCTGTGATTGAAGCCGAGAAAGGAGGCAAACTTCAGATGTTCGATGGCTGTGTCAGCGGTGAATACGCAGAATTG GTCCCAAGCCAAAGAATTGTCCTGAAGTGGAGGTGTCAAAGCTGGCCTGATG aacaTTATGCAACGGTTGCCTTGAATTTCAAGGATATGGCTGCTCAAACGGAACTGCAGTTAGAGTGCAAAGGAGTTCCTGTCTCTAATGAAGATAGTACAAGACAATTTTGGAAGAAgcagtattttgaagaaatacgTATTTTACTGCAGCAATCCAAAGACACCATGGAATGA